In a genomic window of bacterium:
- the tnpB gene encoding IS66 family insertion sequence element accessory protein TnpB (TnpB, as the term is used for proteins encoded by IS66 family insertion elements, is considered an accessory protein, since TnpC, encoded by a neighboring gene, is a DDE family transposase.), protein MFALGTSHRFHLYGRPTDMRKSFDSLRGLVINDLDQSPDNGTVYIFINKVRNKAKLLHWQSGGFMLYYKRLESGTFELPEYDAEVGSLRLSYTQLVLLIDGIAITNITRRKRYEKT, encoded by the coding sequence ATGTTCGCACTCGGCACTTCCCACCGGTTCCATCTCTATGGCCGCCCCACCGATATGCGCAAGAGTTTCGATAGTCTGCGGGGGCTTGTGATCAACGATCTGGACCAAAGCCCCGATAACGGAACGGTATATATTTTTATCAATAAGGTCCGCAACAAGGCAAAACTGTTGCACTGGCAATCGGGAGGATTTATGCTGTACTACAAAAGACTGGAATCCGGTACTTTTGAGTTACCGGAATATGATGCGGAAGTAGGGAGCCTGCGTCTGAGCTATACTCAATTGGTCCTGCTGATCGACGGTATCGCCATTACCAATATCACCCGAAGAAAACGTTACGAAAAAACGTGA
- a CDS encoding IS66 family transposase: MTYQELLVENRDLQKKEKASAARIVSLEHQLAQLYKLIGGFRSESFVSQTMVDQLSLFSGDPSETVEEALQETITYTRDKKKHNGRNALPEHLPVREIIIEPEEDTAGLKKIGEEVTETLEYTPASLIKRRTIRPKYAKADGQGVLIAPLPTRPIDKSIAEACLLAHILVGKYIDHLPFFRQIQMFKRDFGWEPAQSTMGDWMASCCQLLEPLYNTLKQKILASDYIQADESPIKVLDSDKKGSTHQGYQWVYHDPVQKLVLFNYRKGRGQNGPKELLADYHGYLQCDGYTVYDKIGTDPKITLAGCMVHARRKFHDALDSDKKHAEKALAIFREIYLEERKIKEEAQDDLKARKTQRDIRIRPLLAQIKTWIEGQQFKVLPQSPIGKAMTYYINQYPKLEAIFEDGRIELDNNLIENAIRPMAIGRKNYLFCGSHDAAQNAAMLYSFFGSCKMQNINPREWLASTLERIPDHSIQKLEDLLPGYQKQNSI, translated from the coding sequence ATGACCTATCAGGAGCTACTTGTCGAGAACCGAGATCTTCAAAAAAAGGAGAAGGCCTCCGCGGCCAGAATAGTTTCCCTGGAACATCAACTGGCACAGCTCTACAAGCTCATTGGCGGGTTCAGGTCCGAGAGTTTCGTTTCCCAAACCATGGTCGATCAGTTATCGCTCTTTTCAGGGGATCCGTCGGAAACCGTAGAAGAAGCCCTGCAGGAGACCATTACCTATACCAGGGACAAGAAAAAGCACAATGGGCGCAATGCGCTACCGGAACATCTACCGGTCAGAGAAATAATCATCGAGCCCGAAGAGGATACCGCGGGACTTAAGAAGATCGGGGAAGAAGTGACAGAGACCCTGGAATACACTCCCGCAAGCCTTATCAAAAGAAGGACGATCCGGCCCAAGTACGCCAAGGCGGACGGACAGGGCGTGCTGATCGCACCGCTCCCGACCCGCCCCATCGACAAATCGATAGCCGAAGCCTGTTTGCTGGCGCACATCCTGGTGGGCAAATATATCGATCATCTCCCGTTCTTCCGCCAGATCCAGATGTTCAAACGGGATTTTGGGTGGGAACCTGCCCAGAGCACTATGGGCGACTGGATGGCCAGTTGTTGCCAGTTGCTGGAACCGCTTTACAATACACTAAAACAGAAAATACTGGCCTCTGATTATATCCAGGCCGATGAGAGTCCGATCAAGGTATTGGATTCCGACAAAAAGGGCAGTACGCACCAGGGATATCAATGGGTCTATCACGATCCCGTTCAAAAGCTCGTACTTTTTAATTACCGCAAAGGCCGTGGACAGAACGGACCCAAAGAATTGCTTGCCGATTATCATGGCTATCTGCAATGCGATGGCTATACCGTGTACGACAAAATAGGGACCGATCCCAAGATCACCCTTGCCGGATGCATGGTACATGCCAGGCGCAAGTTCCATGATGCGCTGGACAGTGACAAAAAACATGCGGAAAAAGCATTGGCCATCTTTAGGGAGATCTATTTGGAAGAACGCAAGATCAAGGAAGAGGCCCAAGATGATCTTAAAGCGAGGAAAACACAGCGCGACATAAGGATCAGGCCGTTATTGGCACAGATAAAAACGTGGATCGAAGGACAACAGTTCAAGGTGCTGCCACAAAGCCCCATAGGCAAGGCGATGACCTATTACATCAATCAATACCCAAAACTGGAAGCGATCTTTGAAGATGGACGTATAGAACTGGACAACAACCTGATCGAAAATGCCATCCGGCCCATGGCCATTGGCAGAAAAAACTATCTTTTCTGCGGATCGCACGATGCAGCCCAAAATGCCGCCATGCTATATTCATTCTTCGGTAGCTGCAAGATGCAGAATATCAATCCAAGGGAATGGCTGGCCAGCACACTAGAGCGGATACCTGATCATAGCATACAAAAACTCGAAGATCTCCTGCCCGGATATCAAAAACAGAACAGCATATGA